A segment of the Roseiconus lacunae genome:
CAAATGGCCAGCGGCCAGAGCGTGTATCCTGCGATCGGGCTGGTCGTCAGCGGTGGCCACACCAGCCTGTATCACTGCACCAGCCCACTCGATCTGGAATACCTCGGCGGCACCATCGATGACGCCGCGGGTGAGGCGTTCGATAAAGTCGGCGCGATGTTGGGGCTCGGGTTTCCCGGCGGGCCGGCGGTCAGTCGGCTTGCGGGCGAAGGGAATCCGAAGGCCCACGCCTACCCCCGCTCGATGATCGGTGAGTCGGGTTACCGCTTCAGCTTCAGCGGCCTCAAGACCGCCGTCCGGTACACCATCTCGCCGCCTCCGGCAAAAGAAGTCTCCGCCGATCACCTCGATCGGCAAGCGAAGGCGGATATCTGCGCTTCTTTTCAAGCCGCCGTGGTCGATGTCTTGGTCCGCAAAAGCGTGCGGGCAATCAAGCAATACCGGGCCGGCCACCTCATCGTCGGGGGTGGTGTTGCCGCAAACCCAGCCCTTCGCGACCGACTGAGGGAGGCCTCGGAAAAGCATGCGTTCCGGCTCGTCATCGCCCCTCCCGAACTGTGCACCGACAACGCCGCGATGGGGGCGATCGCACTCGAAAAGATTAAACGCGGCGAGTTCGCCGGCTTGGATC
Coding sequences within it:
- the tsaD gene encoding tRNA (adenosine(37)-N6)-threonylcarbamoyltransferase complex transferase subunit TsaD, producing the protein MPILTLESTCDETAAAVIADDGAVLGQCIATQESLHERFGGVVPEVAARAHLERLLPVIDTAITQAGVTADDLTAIAVADRPGLAGSLLVGVVAAKTLAVAWQKPLVSINHLHAHLYACQMASGQSVYPAIGLVVSGGHTSLYHCTSPLDLEYLGGTIDDAAGEAFDKVGAMLGLGFPGGPAVSRLAGEGNPKAHAYPRSMIGESGYRFSFSGLKTAVRYTISPPPAKEVSADHLDRQAKADICASFQAAVVDVLVRKSVRAIKQYRAGHLIVGGGVAANPALRDRLREASEKHAFRLVIAPPELCTDNAAMGAIALEKIKRGEFAGLDLDITAGLQRGF